Proteins from a single region of Corynebacterium pseudogenitalium:
- a CDS encoding phosphate signaling complex PhoU family protein translates to MRTAYREHLEAFNRDLLQMCDTVREVMQLASTALLEQSLEDAEHALNASDPLKELKLRCEERSMSLLALENPVAGDLRQVLSSIYIVENFSRMGAMAKHIAKLARLRHPFPVLPNTEHAPIAEMAARVDEMVNITHDLLLDPDADVAVELNAIDEGVDDLHDYLNAITTSDSWEHSAREAVDVALVSRYYERYADRCVNVAGRVVFLVTGLNPKEYMKQRDEDAFDRHSKLAAIERRFRAKK, encoded by the coding sequence ATGCGTACCGCCTACCGTGAACACCTCGAAGCCTTCAACCGCGACCTGCTGCAGATGTGCGACACCGTGCGCGAGGTCATGCAGCTGGCGTCCACCGCGCTGTTGGAGCAGTCACTCGAGGACGCCGAGCATGCCCTCAACGCGTCCGACCCGCTCAAGGAGCTGAAGCTGCGCTGCGAGGAGCGCAGCATGAGCCTGCTCGCGCTGGAGAACCCGGTGGCGGGAGACCTGCGCCAGGTGCTGTCCTCTATCTATATCGTGGAGAACTTCTCGCGGATGGGCGCGATGGCGAAGCACATTGCGAAGCTGGCGCGGCTGCGCCACCCCTTCCCCGTGTTGCCGAACACGGAGCACGCCCCGATCGCTGAGATGGCCGCCCGCGTGGACGAAATGGTCAACATCACGCACGACCTGCTGCTCGACCCTGACGCGGACGTCGCTGTTGAGCTCAACGCAATCGACGAAGGTGTCGACGACCTCCACGACTACCTCAACGCCATCACAACGTCTGACTCCTGGGAACACTCTGCCCGGGAGGCCGTCGACGTGGCGCTCGTCTCCCGCTACTACGAGCGCTACGCGGACCGCTGCGTGAACGTCGCCGGTCGCGTCGTCTTCCTGGTCACGGGCCTAAACCCGAAGGAGTACATGAAGCAGCGCGACGAGGACGCGTTTGACCGCCACTCGAAGCTGGCGGCAATCGAGCGGCGGTTCAGAGCCAAGAAGTAG
- the pstB gene encoding phosphate ABC transporter ATP-binding protein PstB, producing MSKLQMRDVNIYYGDFHAVQDVTMEIPAQAVTAFIGPSGCGKSTVLRTLNRMHEVIPGASVQGEIILDGHNIYGKDVDPVSVRSTVGMVFQKANPFPTMSIEDNVVAGLRLAGVKNKKELKDVAERSLRAANLWDEVKDRLDKPGGGLSGGQQQRLCIARAIAVRPEVLLMDEPCSALDPISTLAVEELIHELKENYTIVIVTHNMQQAARVSDKTAFFSLEATGKPGQLIEFDDTTTIFENPSRQETEDYIAGRFG from the coding sequence ATGTCGAAGCTTCAGATGCGTGACGTCAACATTTACTACGGTGATTTTCACGCGGTGCAGGATGTCACCATGGAGATTCCCGCGCAGGCAGTCACTGCGTTCATCGGCCCTTCGGGCTGTGGCAAGTCAACCGTGCTGCGCACGCTCAACCGCATGCACGAGGTGATCCCGGGCGCCTCCGTGCAGGGCGAGATCATCCTGGACGGCCACAATATTTACGGCAAGGACGTGGACCCGGTGTCGGTGCGAAGCACCGTCGGCATGGTGTTCCAGAAGGCCAACCCGTTCCCGACGATGTCCATTGAGGACAACGTCGTGGCGGGCCTGCGCTTGGCAGGGGTGAAGAACAAGAAGGAGCTCAAGGACGTCGCGGAGCGCTCCCTGCGCGCGGCGAACCTGTGGGACGAGGTCAAGGACCGCCTGGACAAGCCGGGTGGTGGCCTTTCAGGTGGTCAGCAGCAGCGCCTCTGCATCGCAAGGGCCATCGCGGTGCGCCCCGAGGTCTTGCTTATGGACGAGCCCTGCTCCGCCCTCGACCCGATCTCGACCCTGGCCGTGGAGGAACTCATCCACGAGCTGAAGGAGAACTACACCATCGTGATCGTGACGCACAACATGCAGCAGGCCGCGCGTGTGTCCGACAAGACGGCGTTCTTCTCCCTGGAAGCAACCGGTAAGCCTGGCCAGCTCATCGAGTTCGACGACACCACCACGATCTTCGAGAACCCGTCACGGCAGGAAACCGAAGACTACATCGCAGGCCGCTTCGGCTAG
- the pstA gene encoding phosphate ABC transporter permease PstA — MTTKSVSPFTPVAKSRTIKSAVMGALVAATMVLAMLPLLWLLVTVVGRGWGAISDVTWWTTDMVGIRATKEGGGALHAIVGTLAQTLVASIIAIPIGVATAIYLVEYDKGGKLGKLTTFMVDILSGVPSIVAALFIYALWITVLGQARSGFAVALSLILLMLPVVVRNTEEMLRVVPMDLREASYALGVPKWKTIVRVVVPTAFSGITTGIMLAIARVMGESAPVLILVGSTPIVNWAGMFGQPQSSLPLFMLDMWKAGGTGAAADRLWGSALTLLIIVVVLNALARLIAAKFSVKK, encoded by the coding sequence ATGACAACGAAGAGTGTGTCGCCATTTACCCCTGTGGCGAAGTCGCGCACGATCAAGAGCGCCGTGATGGGCGCGCTCGTTGCTGCCACGATGGTGCTCGCGATGCTGCCGCTGTTGTGGTTGCTGGTCACGGTGGTCGGCCGCGGGTGGGGCGCCATCAGTGACGTCACCTGGTGGACCACGGACATGGTCGGTATCCGCGCCACCAAAGAGGGCGGCGGTGCGCTGCACGCGATTGTGGGAACGCTGGCGCAGACGTTGGTGGCGTCGATAATTGCGATCCCGATTGGCGTGGCCACCGCGATCTACCTGGTGGAGTATGACAAGGGCGGGAAGCTGGGCAAGCTGACCACGTTCATGGTGGACATCCTGTCAGGCGTGCCGTCGATCGTTGCGGCGCTGTTCATCTACGCGCTGTGGATCACGGTGCTGGGGCAGGCCCGCTCCGGCTTCGCGGTCGCGCTGTCACTGATTCTGCTGATGCTGCCCGTGGTGGTGCGCAATACGGAGGAGATGCTGCGCGTGGTCCCGATGGACCTGAGGGAGGCGTCATACGCCCTGGGCGTGCCGAAGTGGAAGACCATCGTGCGCGTCGTGGTGCCGACGGCCTTCTCCGGCATCACCACCGGCATCATGCTGGCGATTGCCCGCGTGATGGGCGAGTCCGCGCCGGTGCTGATCCTGGTTGGGTCCACGCCGATCGTGAACTGGGCCGGCATGTTTGGTCAGCCGCAGTCCTCGCTGCCGCTGTTCATGCTGGACATGTGGAAGGCAGGCGGCACGGGCGCAGCCGCCGACAGGCTGTGGGGCTCGGCGCTCACACTGCTCATCATTGTTGTTGTGCTCAACGCGCTCGCGCGGTTGATTGCCGCGAAGTTTTCAGTGAAGAAATAA
- the pstC gene encoding phosphate ABC transporter permease subunit PstC gives MATAHVEARPRRRAGDRVFEGVSTSSSVLITLIISAIGAFLLLEALPPLLRNEGGFLGFLTYSGPWETANLDAMRFGIPNLFFSTVMISLIALLIAMPVALGVALFLSSFAPKRMVRPLAVLVDLLAAVPSIVYGIWGAKVLGPALGKFYEWVHSWGGDFFLFAHYQNSPSFATGRNILTGGIVLAIMILPIIAATAREIFTQTPRGLIESAMALGATRWDVVRMTVLPFGKSGFVAGSMLGLGRALGETMALYMVVSPAPLFRGSLFDGGTTFATAIANASAEFNNPISAGAYIAAGLVLFVITFAVNAAARAIVRRSK, from the coding sequence ATGGCTACAGCTCACGTTGAGGCGCGCCCCCGGCGCCGAGCCGGGGACCGCGTCTTCGAGGGCGTATCGACGTCCTCTTCGGTTTTAATCACGCTCATCATTTCTGCGATTGGCGCATTCCTCCTGCTGGAGGCGTTGCCACCGCTGCTGCGGAACGAGGGCGGCTTCCTCGGGTTCCTGACGTATTCGGGCCCGTGGGAGACGGCGAACCTGGACGCAATGCGTTTCGGTATCCCGAACTTGTTCTTCTCCACGGTGATGATCTCGCTCATCGCGCTGCTGATTGCGATGCCGGTCGCTCTGGGCGTGGCGCTGTTCCTTTCGAGCTTCGCGCCGAAGCGCATGGTGCGCCCGCTCGCGGTGCTGGTGGACTTGCTGGCGGCGGTGCCGTCGATCGTCTACGGCATTTGGGGCGCGAAGGTGCTGGGACCTGCACTGGGCAAATTTTATGAGTGGGTGCATTCCTGGGGAGGCGACTTCTTCCTCTTCGCCCACTACCAAAACTCGCCGTCGTTCGCGACGGGCCGAAACATCCTGACCGGTGGCATCGTGCTGGCCATCATGATCTTGCCGATCATCGCAGCCACCGCCCGCGAGATCTTCACGCAGACGCCGCGCGGTCTCATCGAGTCTGCGATGGCCTTGGGCGCGACGCGCTGGGACGTGGTGCGGATGACGGTGTTGCCGTTCGGTAAATCCGGCTTCGTGGCCGGTTCCATGCTGGGTCTTGGCCGCGCGCTGGGCGAGACGATGGCGCTGTACATGGTGGTCTCCCCAGCACCGCTGTTCCGCGGCTCGCTCTTCGACGGCGGCACCACCTTCGCAACCGCTATTGCGAATGCATCGGCGGAGTTCAACAACCCGATTAGCGCTGGCGCCTACATTGCGGCGGGCTTGGTCCTGTTTGTGATTACGTTTGCGGTCAACGCTGCAGCGCGCGCGATTGTGAGGAGAAGTAAATGA
- the pstS gene encoding phosphate ABC transporter substrate-binding protein PstS codes for MNFKNQRSAAVFGALAVASAALVACGNGADNAADTSATDTPGSDAAVAGEYELSGETGQLLAEGASSQQNAMDYFRTVYEADVPGATLAYNPTGSGAGVKQFLDNQVVFAGSDSPLKEEEVAKAAERCGGNEAWHLPFVIGPVAVAYNLEGVDELTLSVDNIVEIFQGVIKNWNDPKIAESNPGVELPDQKINVVYRADESGTSDNFQKFLIAASDGKWESKGKAFPTEVGSGANGSTGVADQVANTPGAITYVEAGFADKIAKVDFGNGPVELNSTTVGNALAHMKFSTEGHNMVVDSEALFASKDADSYPLILTTYEIVCSAGYDAATAGMVRDFLNVALDSQDSELESEGFIPVSGAHAERLREAINAIQ; via the coding sequence GTGAATTTCAAAAATCAGCGTTCTGCAGCAGTATTCGGTGCATTGGCGGTAGCGTCGGCCGCGTTGGTTGCGTGTGGCAACGGTGCAGACAATGCGGCGGACACCTCCGCAACGGATACCCCCGGTTCCGATGCTGCAGTCGCAGGGGAGTACGAACTTTCCGGCGAAACTGGGCAGCTGCTGGCGGAGGGCGCGTCTTCGCAGCAGAACGCGATGGACTACTTCCGTACCGTGTACGAGGCAGACGTTCCGGGGGCAACGCTTGCGTACAACCCGACTGGTTCCGGCGCTGGCGTGAAGCAGTTCCTGGATAACCAGGTGGTCTTCGCAGGCTCCGACTCGCCACTGAAGGAAGAGGAAGTCGCAAAGGCGGCGGAGCGCTGCGGTGGCAACGAGGCGTGGCACCTGCCGTTCGTGATTGGCCCTGTCGCGGTTGCATACAACCTGGAGGGCGTCGACGAGCTGACGCTGAGCGTCGACAACATCGTGGAGATCTTCCAGGGCGTCATCAAGAACTGGAATGACCCGAAGATTGCGGAGTCCAACCCGGGCGTGGAGCTGCCGGACCAGAAGATCAACGTCGTTTACCGCGCGGATGAGTCGGGTACCTCGGACAACTTCCAGAAGTTCCTGATTGCCGCGTCTGACGGCAAGTGGGAGTCGAAGGGCAAGGCGTTCCCGACGGAGGTTGGCTCCGGCGCGAACGGCTCCACCGGTGTCGCTGACCAGGTGGCAAACACCCCGGGTGCGATCACCTACGTTGAGGCGGGCTTCGCAGACAAGATTGCGAAGGTTGACTTCGGCAACGGCCCGGTTGAGCTGAACTCCACCACCGTGGGCAACGCGCTGGCACACATGAAGTTCTCCACGGAGGGCCACAACATGGTGGTGGACTCGGAGGCACTGTTCGCGTCGAAGGATGCGGATTCCTACCCGCTGATCCTGACCACCTACGAAATTGTGTGCTCGGCTGGCTACGATGCCGCAACCGCTGGCATGGTGCGTGACTTCCTGAACGTGGCGCTGGACTCGCAGGACAGCGAGCTGGAGTCCGAGGGCTTCATCCCGGTGTCGGGCGCGCACGCTGAGCGTCTCCGCGAGGCCATTAACGCGATTCAGTAA
- the mshD gene encoding mycothiol synthase, with amino-acid sequence MTNTRFHPQPLTLPEHPETAKQVEAMLQRVADYDGIAAFSEQFLNGLHDARLGHNHLVVNQGDDVVGVVGFAPDGSAELAVDPQSRGQGMGRSLVDAAFAHNPAAGLWAHGNLPDAHEVALLLGLRPVRELLVMRLDEVRAEPVQLPEGYEAFNLTEASAKWGRGAVEKAWLEANNQAFSWHPEQGGWDTERLHRAMEAEWFDPAGVWLLYRGEELAGFHWTKRHPDGTGEVYVVGLADAFRGHGLGGVLMELGLVHLAEQGSPAVILYVEADNAPAVKRYEELGFQVAERHVVYKAAGAAAGD; translated from the coding sequence ATGACGAACACTCGCTTTCACCCCCAACCGCTCACGCTGCCGGAACATCCGGAGACGGCCAAACAGGTCGAGGCGATGCTGCAGCGCGTCGCGGACTACGACGGCATCGCAGCCTTTTCCGAGCAGTTCCTCAACGGGCTTCACGACGCCCGCCTGGGCCACAACCACCTGGTAGTCAACCAAGGTGACGACGTTGTAGGAGTCGTGGGGTTCGCCCCGGACGGTTCGGCGGAGCTCGCGGTGGATCCGCAGTCGCGAGGTCAGGGGATGGGCCGCAGCCTTGTCGACGCCGCCTTCGCCCACAACCCCGCCGCCGGCCTATGGGCCCACGGCAACCTGCCCGACGCCCACGAGGTCGCACTGCTGCTCGGGCTGCGCCCGGTGCGCGAGCTGCTCGTGATGCGTCTGGACGAGGTGCGCGCTGAACCTGTACAGCTGCCCGAGGGATACGAGGCGTTCAACCTCACCGAGGCGAGCGCAAAGTGGGGCCGTGGGGCCGTCGAAAAGGCGTGGCTGGAGGCCAACAACCAGGCGTTTTCCTGGCACCCGGAGCAAGGCGGCTGGGATACCGAGCGCCTGCACCGCGCGATGGAAGCGGAGTGGTTCGACCCAGCCGGGGTGTGGCTGCTCTACCGCGGCGAGGAGCTTGCGGGCTTCCACTGGACGAAGCGCCACCCGGACGGCACCGGAGAGGTCTACGTTGTCGGCTTGGCGGACGCCTTCCGCGGCCACGGCCTTGGCGGCGTATTGATGGAACTGGGGCTGGTTCACCTCGCGGAGCAGGGAAGCCCGGCCGTGATCCTCTACGTTGAGGCGGACAATGCCCCGGCCGTGAAGCGCTACGAGGAGCTTGGATTCCAGGTCGCGGAGCGCCACGTCGTCTATAAAGCGGCGGGGGCAGCGGCGGGTGATTAA
- a CDS encoding DUF2993 domain-containing protein, producing MKKRSIALGLVAVLCIGGTADTLFASGVERTLSRQAAQLNGLEVAPEAYISGFPVALAAVTGAVSRVSLHSVDVPVAGVGVGNAGVELINLELPANAGQRLRRADLTGAQADVVRRTVRLDGVAFGQLLGMTDLDIAHPYDISPSGGTASEARMTGTVPGTDIPTTVVVTLRLDGPTFRMRPSQFIDVPSDLTDRVIDAYTLDRDTRDLPLGGQADNVQLSGGSIEFSRDRINTVVEAADLAPLV from the coding sequence GTGAAGAAACGGTCGATCGCACTCGGGCTCGTTGCGGTGCTGTGCATCGGTGGCACCGCCGACACCCTGTTTGCCTCCGGCGTGGAGCGCACGCTGTCGAGGCAGGCCGCGCAGCTCAACGGGCTCGAAGTCGCCCCCGAGGCCTACATCTCCGGGTTCCCGGTGGCGCTGGCTGCTGTGACCGGAGCTGTGTCAAGGGTGAGCCTGCACTCCGTAGACGTGCCGGTGGCGGGCGTCGGCGTGGGCAACGCCGGGGTGGAGCTGATCAACCTGGAACTGCCCGCAAACGCCGGACAACGCCTACGCCGCGCGGACCTCACTGGCGCGCAAGCCGACGTCGTGCGCCGCACAGTACGCCTCGACGGCGTCGCGTTCGGCCAGCTCCTCGGCATGACCGACCTCGACATCGCGCACCCCTACGACATCTCGCCCTCCGGCGGCACCGCAAGCGAAGCCCGCATGACCGGCACCGTCCCCGGCACGGACATTCCCACCACAGTCGTGGTCACCCTGCGCCTCGACGGCCCCACCTTCCGCATGCGGCCCAGCCAGTTTATCGACGTCCCCTCCGACCTCACCGACCGCGTCATCGACGCGTACACCCTGGACAGGGACACCCGCGACCTGCCGCTAGGCGGCCAGGCCGACAACGTGCAACTTTCCGGCGGCTCCATCGAATTTTCCCGCGACCGCATCAACACCGTCGTGGAAGCTGCCGACCTCGCACCGCTGGTGTAG
- a CDS encoding FABP family protein translates to MSEKLNGNEAVNLAAEQSKATAHRNIPALGFDEMPLPADTANLREGPSLHDGLLALLPLVGVWHGEGQANDNGDEYAFGQQLVISHDGENYLRFESRIWRLDKDGKPTGADQREVGFWRISLKDEIEVTLTNSRGLTEIMYGTLLNERAWQLTSASTIVTETGPENHGPGKRVYGLMPNNNLGWVDERAVDGEMVPYMSAELKRVAG, encoded by the coding sequence ATGAGTGAAAAGCTAAACGGAAACGAAGCAGTCAACCTCGCCGCTGAACAGTCGAAGGCGACCGCGCACCGCAACATCCCCGCCCTCGGGTTTGATGAGATGCCCCTGCCAGCGGACACGGCAAACCTGCGTGAAGGCCCTAGCCTCCACGACGGCCTCTTAGCACTTCTGCCGCTGGTCGGCGTGTGGCACGGCGAGGGCCAAGCCAACGATAACGGCGACGAGTACGCCTTTGGCCAGCAGCTGGTCATCTCCCACGACGGCGAGAATTACCTCCGCTTCGAGTCCCGCATCTGGCGCCTGGACAAGGACGGCAAGCCCACCGGCGCGGACCAGCGCGAGGTCGGCTTCTGGCGCATTTCCCTGAAGGACGAAATCGAGGTCACCCTCACCAACTCCCGCGGGCTCACCGAGATCATGTACGGCACGCTGCTCAACGAGCGCGCATGGCAGCTGACCAGCGCGTCGACCATCGTGACGGAAACGGGCCCTGAGAACCACGGTCCGGGCAAGCGCGTCTACGGCCTGATGCCGAACAACAACCTCGGTTGGGTTGACGAGCGCGCCGTCGACGGCGAGATGGTCCCCTACATGTCCGCCGAGCTCAAGCGCGTGGCCGGCTAA
- a CDS encoding aminodeoxychorismate lyase has translation MGSSHLLPAPVIYLVEPFGGSIRRQNASMPHVFWDDAAVTRGDGIFETILIRKGVPANLEAHIERFRRSARTLDLPDPGVDHWVKATNEAVADYVRERGSEPEEVDARCVWTMTRGRETTGVPTAWLTVRPIDETALKQRKSGVSVMTTSRGYSLDTGEHAVPWMQVGAKTLNYAANMAALRWAKSHGHDDVIYIDPTTERVLEGANSTVIVVKKGGRIRTPKPGPGILPGTTQAALFEYASERGWKCKQKDIYLNELFKAESVWLVSSTRMATRVKRLNDKKLPAPENAREIQELVQQALDASLGL, from the coding sequence ATGGGTTCGTCGCACTTGTTACCAGCTCCAGTGATCTATCTTGTGGAACCGTTCGGCGGTTCTATTCGACGCCAAAACGCCAGCATGCCGCACGTGTTTTGGGACGACGCCGCCGTCACGCGTGGCGACGGCATCTTCGAAACCATCCTGATCCGGAAGGGGGTGCCCGCCAACCTTGAGGCCCACATTGAGCGTTTCCGGCGAAGCGCCCGCACACTCGACCTGCCGGACCCGGGGGTGGACCACTGGGTGAAGGCGACGAATGAGGCGGTGGCCGACTACGTGCGCGAGCGTGGCAGCGAGCCGGAGGAAGTGGACGCGCGCTGCGTGTGGACGATGACGCGCGGCCGCGAAACCACTGGGGTGCCCACGGCGTGGCTGACGGTGCGCCCCATCGACGAGACTGCCCTGAAACAGCGCAAGAGCGGGGTATCGGTGATGACGACCTCGCGTGGCTACTCCTTGGACACCGGTGAGCACGCAGTGCCGTGGATGCAGGTAGGCGCGAAGACCTTGAACTATGCGGCGAACATGGCTGCGCTGCGCTGGGCGAAGAGCCACGGGCACGACGACGTCATCTACATCGACCCCACCACCGAGCGCGTGCTGGAAGGTGCGAACTCGACGGTGATCGTGGTGAAGAAGGGCGGGCGGATCCGCACGCCGAAGCCGGGGCCGGGCATCCTGCCGGGCACGACGCAGGCCGCGCTGTTCGAGTACGCATCCGAGCGCGGCTGGAAGTGCAAGCAGAAAGACATCTACCTCAATGAGCTGTTCAAGGCTGAGTCGGTGTGGCTGGTGAGCTCCACGCGGATGGCAACGAGGGTGAAGCGTCTGAATGACAAAAAGCTCCCGGCCCCCGAGAACGCTCGGGAGATCCAGGAGCTGGTGCAGCAGGCGCTCGACGCGAGTCTCGGCCTGTAA
- a CDS encoding YgfZ/GcvT domain-containing protein: MLNSSPLLQRPGAAEFAGTTPLDAKGVAWHYGEPLGEQRAMDAQPVIIDRSQRRIVAVAGPDAPEFLNNLLSQKLDDAPSGFAASALDLDAQGRILHHADVFYDGTTFYLDLPAAQYETFTAFLRKMVFWSDVTITDTDLAILTLIGPADATEALASMDGTAFSRRVSPWTAHARFDIAVERDRLEEVVDALVERGGVLGGLMAFTAERVRAGEPELGADCDEKTIPHEAPRLINRGDRIAAVHLEKGCYRGQETVARVENIGRSPRLMVMLQLDGSAPTEPEIGATIRAGGRAVGTLGTVVHDADYGPIALARLKRSALNAGTDVDLDIDGVAARIDPDSLPTDEGEKAGRKAQQRLRGN, translated from the coding sequence GTGTTGAACTCTTCTCCACTTTTGCAACGCCCCGGCGCCGCAGAGTTTGCAGGCACAACGCCACTCGACGCGAAGGGGGTCGCCTGGCACTACGGGGAGCCGCTCGGCGAACAGCGCGCCATGGACGCCCAGCCCGTCATCATCGACCGCTCGCAGCGCCGCATCGTCGCGGTCGCGGGGCCCGACGCACCAGAGTTCTTAAACAACCTCCTCTCACAAAAGCTTGACGACGCCCCCTCCGGCTTCGCAGCCTCCGCCCTCGACCTCGACGCGCAGGGCAGGATCCTCCACCACGCCGACGTCTTCTACGACGGCACCACGTTCTACCTCGACCTGCCAGCCGCGCAATACGAAACGTTCACCGCGTTCCTACGCAAGATGGTGTTCTGGTCCGACGTCACCATCACCGACACCGACTTGGCGATCCTCACGCTCATCGGCCCAGCCGACGCCACGGAAGCCCTCGCGTCGATGGACGGCACGGCGTTTTCCCGGCGGGTGTCCCCGTGGACCGCGCACGCGCGCTTCGACATCGCGGTCGAACGCGACCGGCTCGAAGAGGTCGTCGATGCGCTGGTGGAACGCGGCGGCGTGCTCGGCGGGCTCATGGCGTTCACCGCCGAGCGCGTGCGGGCCGGCGAGCCCGAACTCGGCGCCGACTGCGACGAAAAAACCATCCCGCACGAAGCCCCGCGCCTGATCAACCGCGGCGACCGCATCGCCGCAGTCCACCTGGAGAAGGGCTGCTACCGCGGACAAGAGACCGTCGCGCGCGTGGAAAACATTGGCCGCTCCCCCCGCCTGATGGTCATGCTGCAGCTCGACGGCTCCGCACCCACCGAGCCAGAGATCGGTGCAACCATCCGGGCGGGCGGGCGCGCGGTTGGCACACTCGGCACCGTCGTCCACGACGCCGACTACGGCCCCATCGCACTGGCCCGCCTGAAACGGTCCGCACTCAACGCCGGCACTGACGTCGACCTTGACATCGACGGCGTCGCCGCCCGCATCGACCCCGATTCCCTCCCCACCGACGAGGGCGAGAAAGCCGGACGCAAGGCGCAACAACGGCTGCGCGGCAACTAG
- a CDS encoding DUF3073 domain-containing protein — protein MGRGRAKAKQTKVARQLKYNSPEMDLESLQRELAGKAPKKSWEEDDDYEVDEQYADYADWDAYGTSGR, from the coding sequence ATGGGTCGCGGACGCGCCAAAGCAAAGCAGACCAAGGTTGCTCGCCAACTGAAGTACAACTCTCCTGAAATGGACCTCGAGTCGCTGCAACGCGAGCTCGCAGGCAAAGCTCCGAAGAAGAGCTGGGAAGAGGACGACGACTACGAGGTAGATGAACAGTACGCCGATTACGCCGACTGGGATGCGTACGGCACCTCAGGCCGCTAA
- the purM gene encoding phosphoribosylformylglycinamidine cyclo-ligase codes for MTHHNTPAESGVSYEAAGVSIEAGDKAVELLAPLAKRASRPEVQGGIGGFAGLFALGKYKEPLLAAGSDGVGTKLAVAQAMDKHDTIGIDLVAMCVDDLVVCGAEPLFLQDYIAIGKVVPEKVADIVSGIAEGCVQAGCALLGGETAEHPGVMDVNDYDVSATAIGVVEASELLGPDKVREGDTIIAMASSGLHSNGYSLARYVLLERAGLPLDGHVDALGRTLGEELLEPTKIYALDCLALAKECDVRTFCHVTGGGLAGNMERIIPEGLVADMDRSTWTPGPIFQTIQSVGDVPVEEMEKTFNMGIGMVAVVAPEARDQALALLKDRGIDSWVLGEVRAADADEDARAVLRGQHS; via the coding sequence ATGACCCACCACAACACCCCAGCTGAATCGGGCGTGTCCTACGAGGCCGCAGGTGTCTCCATCGAAGCCGGCGACAAGGCCGTAGAGTTGCTCGCGCCCCTTGCCAAGCGCGCCTCCCGCCCAGAGGTCCAGGGTGGCATCGGCGGCTTCGCCGGCCTGTTCGCCTTGGGCAAGTACAAGGAGCCGCTGCTCGCGGCCGGATCCGACGGCGTCGGCACCAAGCTGGCCGTCGCTCAGGCGATGGACAAGCACGACACCATCGGCATCGACCTGGTCGCCATGTGCGTCGACGACCTGGTCGTCTGTGGCGCGGAGCCACTTTTCTTGCAGGATTACATCGCGATCGGCAAGGTCGTCCCCGAGAAGGTCGCCGACATTGTTTCCGGCATCGCCGAGGGCTGCGTCCAGGCAGGCTGTGCGCTGCTCGGCGGCGAGACCGCGGAGCACCCAGGCGTCATGGACGTCAACGACTACGACGTCTCCGCCACCGCCATCGGCGTCGTCGAAGCTTCCGAGCTCCTCGGCCCGGACAAGGTCCGCGAGGGCGACACCATCATCGCGATGGCGTCCTCCGGCCTACACTCCAATGGCTACTCACTCGCACGCTACGTGCTGCTCGAGCGCGCCGGCCTGCCTCTCGACGGCCACGTCGACGCCCTCGGCCGCACCCTCGGCGAGGAGCTTTTGGAACCAACCAAGATCTACGCCCTCGACTGCCTGGCGCTTGCCAAGGAGTGCGACGTGCGCACGTTCTGCCACGTCACCGGCGGCGGCCTGGCCGGCAACATGGAGCGCATCATCCCTGAAGGCCTGGTCGCAGACATGGACCGTTCCACCTGGACCCCCGGTCCGATCTTCCAGACCATCCAGTCCGTCGGCGACGTCCCCGTCGAGGAGATGGAGAAGACCTTCAACATGGGCATCGGCATGGTGGCCGTCGTGGCACCAGAAGCGCGTGACCAGGCGTTGGCGCTGCTGAAGGACCGCGGCATCGACAGCTGGGTCCTCGGCGAGGTCCGCGCTGCAGATGCCGACGAGGATGCCCGCGCGGTGCTTCGGGGCCAGCATTCTTAG